The following coding sequences lie in one Chitinivibrionales bacterium genomic window:
- a CDS encoding putative Ig domain-containing protein, translating into MKNFIKYLLIPPMLSTAFVFCGRESNPFSDYANAGLYLERQSIHNRDTLEIFSTETLQVRVDVKELMDSFSVSATANRLWTSAESTVVKSDFSKEPFVFLVSFFDTGLQSVVTSVYKSNGARVVDSMHVYLKSPLHQDSLFAFARDSVTFRTPRVKDRDVIYNWALGASVRYASPLCSTRVSAAAPFYAGMGSLWVWDGRHVSPADSFFFSLRDTVKPVIACVNTEVMHGDTIFTSDSVFAFKARITDDLSGTVDSASVNGQPFDGKNGSDYYKLFDKVYTYTAAAPLVLAVYALDHFRNGNAAQKTFWLVFSTTVPHAKKASIVVLTPPQDTSVVGSASYILTGRVENNTLDSLNLLLRLFVNDSVNPVVKTITNAAATWDWTVTLNPGQNSARLIAADQSGTVVDWKELLLICNPGGPDTVPPRILDVLADGSVAQGLFTDRSSVVIAVRALDDQSGIDTLWINGTVAAPNGLWYYDTVALTHAKTGNEVVITAVDKKRNRVQQSVVIYKNSPPVIQRPPRSTYIEAGLPYADTMQALDADNDSLTYQVSQGPAGLVVGPRGIITWTPGQADTGAYSVTIRVFDGYQPVFATCLLYVSLPGHLPPKPVAFGTRAEDFPQFLFAGRDTLKQVLTVAHGSGIPPFVFSARIVGKKAPLLDNTTDSLLVWAPGPGDTGYCQIIAIVKDQFPSTDTLYPRILVVPPARPCSISVSYSADTLPNGAVNLTDVRAPFTMVFRLHDPDNPYVDRRSVTLFDAHSHATSTIDSAVVDTFLYTVDPTLFSGYDTIIATVRDQSFVDSVMVRLYFGTSIGVPAALSPLNNAVINQSSVTLSFSCSNPDTADPLSFDVYFGTDPLSLQQVGPISATSITMYGLSRNTIYYWQVVAKNSKSQSESPLWQFSSGTF; encoded by the coding sequence ATGAAAAATTTCATTAAATATTTATTGATCCCCCCGATGCTGAGCACGGCGTTCGTGTTCTGCGGCCGCGAATCAAACCCCTTTTCCGATTACGCAAACGCGGGCCTGTATTTGGAGCGCCAGAGCATCCACAACCGGGACACGCTCGAGATCTTCTCCACCGAAACCCTCCAGGTCCGCGTTGACGTCAAGGAACTCATGGACAGCTTTTCGGTTTCGGCGACCGCGAACCGCCTGTGGACATCCGCGGAATCAACGGTCGTAAAGTCGGATTTTTCAAAAGAACCGTTCGTGTTCCTCGTGTCGTTTTTCGACACGGGCTTGCAGTCGGTGGTCACCTCGGTGTACAAGTCCAACGGCGCGCGCGTCGTCGATTCGATGCACGTGTACCTGAAATCGCCGCTGCACCAGGACAGCCTTTTCGCGTTCGCGCGCGACTCGGTGACGTTCCGCACCCCGCGCGTGAAGGACCGCGACGTGATTTACAACTGGGCGCTCGGCGCGAGCGTGCGCTACGCCTCGCCGCTGTGCAGCACGCGGGTGTCGGCCGCTGCGCCGTTCTACGCGGGCATGGGAAGCCTCTGGGTATGGGACGGCCGCCATGTCTCGCCCGCCGACAGCTTCTTCTTCTCCCTGCGCGACACCGTGAAGCCCGTCATCGCATGCGTCAACACCGAGGTGATGCACGGCGACACGATCTTCACCAGCGATTCGGTGTTCGCGTTCAAGGCGCGCATCACCGACGACCTTTCGGGCACCGTGGATTCCGCTTCGGTCAACGGCCAGCCGTTCGACGGGAAAAACGGCAGCGATTACTACAAGCTGTTCGACAAGGTGTACACCTACACCGCGGCCGCGCCCCTTGTTCTTGCCGTGTACGCCCTCGACCACTTCCGCAACGGCAACGCGGCGCAGAAAACCTTCTGGCTGGTGTTTTCGACCACGGTGCCGCACGCGAAAAAGGCCAGCATTGTGGTGCTCACCCCGCCGCAGGACACCTCCGTGGTCGGGTCGGCGTCGTACATCTTGACCGGCCGCGTCGAAAATAACACGCTCGATTCGCTCAACCTCCTGCTTCGCCTGTTTGTCAACGACTCCGTCAACCCGGTGGTGAAGACGATCACCAATGCCGCGGCAACCTGGGACTGGACGGTGACGCTCAACCCCGGCCAGAACTCGGCGCGGCTCATCGCGGCGGACCAGAGCGGCACCGTGGTTGACTGGAAGGAGCTCCTGCTGATCTGCAACCCCGGCGGGCCCGATACGGTGCCGCCGCGCATCCTCGACGTGCTCGCCGATGGCAGCGTGGCGCAGGGGCTGTTCACCGACCGGTCGTCCGTGGTGATCGCGGTGCGCGCGCTCGACGACCAGAGCGGCATCGACACGCTCTGGATCAACGGCACGGTGGCGGCGCCGAACGGCCTCTGGTACTACGACACGGTGGCGCTGACCCACGCCAAGACGGGGAACGAGGTCGTGATCACCGCAGTTGACAAAAAGAGAAACAGGGTTCAGCAATCCGTGGTGATCTATAAAAACAGCCCGCCGGTCATCCAGCGGCCGCCGCGCTCCACCTACATCGAGGCAGGCCTGCCGTACGCCGACACGATGCAGGCGCTCGACGCGGACAACGACTCGCTTACCTACCAGGTTTCGCAGGGCCCCGCGGGTCTCGTGGTCGGGCCGCGCGGCATCATCACCTGGACGCCCGGCCAGGCCGACACCGGCGCGTATTCCGTGACCATCCGCGTGTTTGACGGGTACCAGCCGGTGTTCGCGACCTGCCTGCTGTATGTTTCGCTGCCGGGGCATCTGCCGCCCAAACCGGTGGCCTTCGGCACCAGGGCCGAGGATTTCCCGCAGTTCCTCTTCGCGGGCAGGGACACCCTCAAACAGGTGCTGACCGTTGCGCACGGCAGCGGCATCCCGCCGTTTGTCTTTTCCGCGCGCATCGTGGGGAAAAAGGCCCCGCTGCTCGACAACACCACCGACAGCCTGCTGGTATGGGCGCCGGGTCCGGGCGACACCGGCTACTGCCAGATTATTGCAATTGTCAAGGACCAGTTCCCGAGCACCGACACGCTGTACCCGCGCATCCTCGTGGTGCCGCCCGCCCGGCCGTGCTCGATATCGGTCTCGTATTCGGCCGACACGCTGCCCAACGGCGCCGTGAACCTCACCGACGTGCGCGCGCCGTTCACCATGGTGTTCCGGCTCCACGACCCGGACAACCCCTACGTCGACCGGCGCAGCGTGACGCTGTTCGACGCGCATTCGCACGCGACAAGCACCATCGACTCGGCGGTCGTCGACACGTTCCTCTACACCGTGGACCCCACCCTGTTCTCCGGCTACGACACCATCATCGCCACGGTGCGCGACCAGTCGTTCGTCGACTCGGTGATGGTGCGGCTGTATTTCGGCACGTCGATCGGCGTGCCGGCCGCGCTTTCGCCGCTCAACAACGCGGTGATCAACCAGTCGAGCGTGACACTGTCGTTCTCCTGTTCCAACCCCGACACCGCGGACCCGCTCTCGTTCGACGTCTATTTCGGCACCGATCCGCTTTCCCTGCAGCAGGTGGGGCCCATCTCCGCCACCTCCATCACCATGTACGGCCTGAGCCGGAACACCATCTACTACTGGCAGGTGGTGGCCAAAAACTCGAAGTCGCAATCCGAAAGCCCGCTCTGGCAGTTCTCCTCGGGCACGTTTTAA